In Nitrospirota bacterium, the following are encoded in one genomic region:
- a CDS encoding response regulator has product MNQYRVMVIDDEKIVCDMAKMSLEQEGYIVETFLNAEPALARLKEGRFDVVVTDYKMKGIDGMDVLRTVKNLYPETDVIMITAFANLDTAIEALRGKVHDFFPKPVKIKELKTSIQRALSKKK; this is encoded by the coding sequence ATGAACCAGTATAGGGTTATGGTTATAGACGATGAAAAGATAGTCTGCGATATGGCAAAGATGTCCCTCGAACAGGAAGGCTATATTGTGGAGACATTCCTGAATGCAGAACCTGCCCTTGCGAGATTGAAAGAGGGAAGGTTTGATGTGGTTGTTACAGACTACAAGATGAAGGGCATAGACGGCATGGATGTCTTAAGAACTGTAAAGAATTTGTATCCGGAAACCGATGTCATAATGATTACTGCTTTTGCCAATCTTGATACAGCTATAGAGGCGCTGAGGGGAAAGGTGCATGATTTTTTCCCAAAGCCTGTGAAGATAAAGGAATTGAAGACATCCATACAGCGGGCATTGAGCAAGAAGAAATGA
- a CDS encoding HAMP domain-containing protein has product MKIERKIILYNIFNVALILLIGFFAFQNLNLILTKLKFVEIADDMNTAFLEMRLSEKNYFLYNDRTALDEIKEKIDQTTASIEQVKADIVKAIGEADINTLKSHLNRYSALIGEVRQNGNNRDVQMELRLRDAGKKLREFSESMTKLERKRVNEIIEGSKKILFSSFWVVLAFAIAVSHFISQRILKSLKKIETLAASITEGKFATIPGIRSKDEFGSVISAINTMSEELRNREEQIIQSKKLASLGVLTAGVAHELTNPLNNISMIAQTYDELYRSLTEDQRIDFMKKIDAETERIKKIVRNLLDFSRPKEANLKQADINVVVRKTLNLMQNMIDVANVDAKTNLEDGLPSVFIDAHQIQQVLVNLITNALHAMPHGGSLFIFSRKGVRKGFVEVDVTDNGKGIPPEFLPHVFDPFFTTKGEGGTGLGLSVSYGIIKNHKGDIRVESWIGEGTTFTIELPVYTEVGDALIREEVK; this is encoded by the coding sequence ATGAAGATAGAACGAAAAATCATACTTTACAATATTTTTAATGTCGCCCTGATTTTACTGATAGGATTTTTTGCATTCCAGAACCTGAATCTCATTCTTACAAAGCTCAAGTTTGTCGAAATAGCCGACGATATGAATACGGCATTTCTGGAGATGCGACTTTCCGAGAAGAACTACTTTCTTTATAATGACAGGACTGCGCTTGACGAGATCAAAGAGAAGATAGATCAAACCACGGCTTCCATAGAGCAGGTAAAAGCAGATATCGTCAAGGCGATTGGAGAGGCAGATATTAATACTCTGAAGTCACATCTGAATAGATATTCCGCATTGATCGGTGAGGTCCGACAGAACGGCAATAACAGGGACGTACAGATGGAACTGAGGCTCAGGGACGCCGGCAAGAAACTCAGGGAATTCTCAGAATCCATGACGAAACTTGAAAGGAAGCGTGTTAACGAGATTATTGAGGGTTCAAAGAAAATTCTGTTTTCCTCTTTCTGGGTTGTGCTTGCCTTTGCAATAGCCGTAAGCCATTTTATTTCACAGCGGATACTGAAGTCGCTAAAGAAGATAGAAACTCTGGCGGCGTCGATAACCGAGGGCAAATTTGCGACAATACCGGGGATAAGGAGCAAGGATGAGTTCGGCTCGGTTATCAGCGCTATTAACACCATGTCTGAGGAACTTAGAAACCGCGAGGAACAGATAATCCAATCAAAAAAACTCGCCTCCCTCGGCGTCCTTACCGCGGGCGTGGCGCATGAACTTACCAACCCCCTGAACAACATATCCATGATCGCCCAGACATACGACGAGCTTTATCGGTCCCTGACGGAAGATCAGAGAATCGACTTCATGAAAAAGATTGATGCAGAGACCGAAAGGATAAAAAAAATCGTCAGGAACCTGCTGGATTTCTCACGGCCTAAAGAGGCTAACCTGAAGCAGGCGGACATCAACGTCGTGGTACGGAAGACTTTGAATCTTATGCAGAACATGATAGATGTCGCCAACGTCGATGCAAAGACAAACCTTGAAGACGGGCTCCCGTCTGTTTTCATCGATGCGCATCAGATACAGCAGGTGCTTGTAAACCTCATCACAAATGCGCTTCATGCAATGCCACACGGCGGCAGTCTGTTCATATTCTCGCGGAAAGGAGTTCGAAAGGGATTTGTAGAGGTTGACGTTACGGATAACGGGAAAGGGATACCCCCGGAATTTCTGCCGCATGTCTTCGATCCGTTTTTCACAACAAAGGGGGAAGGCGGGACAGGACTCGGTTTATCGGTCAGTTACGGCATAATCAAAAACCATAAGGGCGATATCAGGGTCGAAAGCTGGATCGGCGAAGGCACAACCTTTACCATAGAGTTGCCTGTTTACACTGAAGTCGGCGATGCACTAATCCGCGAGGAGGTCAAATGA
- a CDS encoding sulfite exporter TauE/SafE family protein, with the protein MHLYLPVALTSVNSLITIGIGLIVGILTGLFGVGGGWLITPLLMMLGISPTVSVATGTNMMVGSATSGAYAHHKLGNVDLKMGWCLLGGSFFGGFIGAEALNILNILGNADFVIKVTYVLLLGIVGIYMLSETLSKLKRKKMAVEHVEKESGLAVFLKNLPLQTYFEKSGISHSLLVPILLGVVVGILAGIMGVGGGFLMIPVMVYMLRMPLHVVIGTSLFIILFTSIEVTFLQAYTNHSVDFILAVLLLMGSTIGTQIGVVFGRKLKGEHLKLFLAFILLLVAVQMTLQLVLRPSILLGGN; encoded by the coding sequence ATGCATCTCTACTTACCCGTTGCTTTAACCAGCGTCAACAGTCTTATCACAATAGGGATTGGGTTGATTGTGGGAATACTTACCGGATTGTTTGGTGTAGGCGGCGGATGGTTAATTACACCGCTGCTTATGATGCTGGGCATATCACCCACTGTTTCTGTCGCCACAGGTACTAATATGATGGTGGGGTCGGCGACCTCCGGCGCCTATGCACACCATAAGCTCGGCAATGTGGATCTCAAGATGGGATGGTGTCTTCTCGGTGGAAGTTTCTTTGGAGGGTTTATAGGGGCAGAAGCCCTTAACATCCTGAATATACTGGGCAATGCGGACTTTGTGATAAAAGTAACCTACGTGCTTTTACTCGGGATCGTGGGCATATACATGCTCTCTGAAACCCTTTCAAAGCTAAAGAGAAAAAAAATGGCCGTAGAACATGTAGAAAAAGAGTCAGGATTGGCGGTTTTTCTTAAAAACCTTCCGCTCCAGACATATTTTGAAAAGTCAGGCATTAGTCATTCTCTGCTGGTTCCCATCTTGCTCGGAGTGGTTGTAGGAATCTTGGCCGGCATAATGGGTGTTGGCGGCGGATTCCTGATGATTCCCGTGATGGTATATATGTTGAGAATGCCCTTGCACGTTGTGATAGGGACAAGTCTATTCATAATTTTATTTACATCCATAGAGGTCACTTTTCTTCAGGCATATACCAACCATTCGGTGGACTTTATACTTGCTGTGCTCCTGCTCATGGGGTCCACAATCGGAACCCAGATAGGTGTGGTCTTTGGAAGGAAATTGAAGGGAGAACATCTGAAACTGTTTCTTGCATTCATACTCCTCTTGGTGGCTGTTCAGATGACCCTTCAGCTTGTCCTGAGACCGTCCATACTTTTAGGCGGTAATTGA
- a CDS encoding universal stress protein produces the protein MKGYRKILIAVNGSKNVLAEGLKLAGDEQCWVTVVKVIPPNEGELNLTGIRNIGDVLDSGGNRAVSEFQDIAEAERTLIKTRLEEGDAPKNIIEVAEEERCDLIILGSQKKKKRLLKIFGGNTIEKVIHNAPCPVLVVSHN, from the coding sequence ATGAAAGGATATAGAAAAATACTGATAGCGGTAAACGGATCAAAGAATGTTCTTGCCGAGGGGCTGAAACTTGCCGGAGACGAGCAATGCTGGGTGACAGTCGTTAAAGTCATCCCTCCGAATGAGGGAGAGCTTAACCTTACCGGCATCAGGAATATCGGAGATGTCCTTGACAGCGGGGGTAATAGAGCGGTATCAGAGTTTCAGGATATTGCGGAGGCTGAAAGAACGCTCATCAAAACGAGGCTTGAAGAAGGAGATGCGCCTAAAAATATTATAGAAGTCGCTGAAGAGGAAAGATGCGACCTCATTATTCTCGGCTCTCAGAAAAAGAAAAAGCGCCTGTTAAAGATTTTCGGCGGCAATACAATTGAAAAGGTCATCCACAATGCCCCCTGCCCTGTGTTGGTGGTCAGTCATAATTAG
- a CDS encoding universal stress protein: MYKTLLVGYDDSKYSKAALIEAANWVKRHGGKLFLARAVFFDTEEFGIAPEQQEKRLKIGGKLCQETKEKIVSEFGIEADSLLCEGEAPEVILDVAEGKNADLIVMGTYGRRGLNRLLMGSVTSRVIVNSKVDVLVVKKPCTECTGTYKSILVPFDGSEFSKTALTRACQLSAIDSSEVTVLYSMPRYEEMVEFFMTSSIRKSMMQEAEKILNTAQSIASAQGITVKTEIREGSPSEEIVKVSSGLKNDLIVIGTYGWRGVSKAIMGSTTERVIMNAKCPVLAVK, encoded by the coding sequence ATGTATAAAACACTATTAGTCGGCTATGACGATTCGAAATACAGCAAGGCAGCGCTAATTGAGGCTGCTAATTGGGTTAAAAGGCACGGCGGAAAACTATTCCTTGCCCGCGCTGTCTTCTTCGATACCGAAGAATTCGGCATTGCTCCGGAACAGCAGGAGAAGCGCCTGAAAATCGGAGGGAAACTCTGTCAGGAGACAAAAGAGAAAATAGTTTCGGAGTTCGGCATAGAAGCTGATTCGCTCCTCTGCGAAGGAGAAGCGCCTGAGGTTATTCTTGATGTTGCTGAAGGGAAGAACGCAGACCTCATCGTCATGGGGACATATGGCAGGCGGGGACTCAACAGGCTGCTTATGGGGAGTGTGACCTCACGGGTGATAGTGAATTCAAAAGTTGATGTCTTAGTGGTGAAGAAACCATGCACAGAATGTACAGGCACCTATAAATCTATTCTCGTCCCTTTTGACGGCTCGGAATTCAGCAAGACCGCACTCACAAGAGCCTGTCAGTTATCGGCAATAGACTCTTCTGAGGTTACAGTCCTCTATTCAATGCCCCGGTATGAGGAGATGGTGGAGTTTTTCATGACCTCATCAATACGAAAAAGCATGATGCAGGAAGCGGAAAAGATACTCAATACCGCTCAGTCTATTGCATCTGCGCAGGGCATTACCGTCAAAACAGAAATCAGGGAGGGCAGCCCTTCTGAAGAGATAGTCAAGGTATCATCAGGCCTGAAAAACGACCTCATTGTCATCGGAACGTACGGATGGCGCGGGGTGAGCAAGGCGATTATGGGGAGCACAACGGAAAGGGTAATAATGAATGCCAAATGTCCGGTGCTTGCGGTGAAATAA
- a CDS encoding TIGR02186 family protein, with protein sequence MKKFKIQNSRFKMQSAKFKILVFLIFEFLIFNFTFADNASAELTINANHDHITIDFFYHGSTVSASGISNQDVDLIVKITSPEGHQVMKEKGKAAGFLWMNVGTLNLEHVPNFYALHSTKKIEDILNKDEMEKYVIGYPALEKHVGMSPVANESDKTKWFEEFVKFKEDSKLYAMSSGKISFSHEGGKRKYYILTQWPYQAPPGTYTVTVYAVKNGKVAETAQSSVLVEQVGIVKSLAGMAKNNGVLYGIISIVAALGAGFGVGMVFRKGGGAH encoded by the coding sequence ATGAAAAAATTCAAGATTCAAAATTCAAGATTCAAAATGCAAAGTGCAAAATTCAAAATTTTGGTATTCCTTATTTTTGAATTTTTAATTTTTAATTTTACATTTGCAGATAATGCATCGGCAGAACTTACGATTAACGCAAATCACGACCATATCACAATAGACTTCTTCTATCATGGCAGTACGGTAAGTGCGAGCGGAATATCTAATCAGGATGTTGACCTAATCGTTAAAATCACCTCTCCGGAAGGGCATCAAGTGATGAAGGAAAAAGGCAAAGCGGCAGGGTTCTTGTGGATGAATGTAGGGACATTGAATCTTGAGCATGTACCGAACTTCTATGCCCTTCACAGTACTAAAAAAATCGAGGATATATTAAACAAGGATGAAATGGAGAAGTATGTTATCGGGTATCCTGCGCTCGAAAAACATGTGGGAATGAGCCCTGTTGCCAATGAGTCGGATAAAACAAAATGGTTTGAAGAGTTTGTGAAGTTTAAAGAGGATTCAAAACTCTACGCAATGTCTTCAGGGAAAATATCATTCAGCCATGAGGGCGGAAAAAGGAAATACTACATCCTTACCCAGTGGCCTTATCAGGCGCCTCCTGGGACTTATACGGTTACTGTGTATGCAGTAAAAAATGGGAAAGTTGCTGAGACTGCACAATCAAGCGTGCTTGTAGAACAGGTAGGCATTGTAAAGAGTTTAGCAGGTATGGCGAAAAACAACGGCGTTTTATACGGAATCATATCCATAGTTGCGGCGCTGGGTGCAGGCTTCGGTGTCGGCATGGTCTTCAGAAAAGGCGGAGGCGCGCATTAA
- a CDS encoding sulfite exporter TauE/SafE family protein, with amino-acid sequence MYLYLPVALTSINIIIPIGLGLVVGLLSGLFGVGGGFLMTPLLIMLGIPATVAAATDSNQIVAASTSGTYAHWKVGNVDFKMGFHLLIGGFIGGLFGVQAIKILKEMGNADFVIKMTYVLMLGIAGAYMFVESIQSMKKNKAEDAKSEKESGVARLLKSLPLKTRYEKSGVTHSALIPIVFGGFVGVLAAIMGVGGGFLMVPVMVYILRMPMHVVVGTSLFQILFNCIEVTFLQAYTNHNVDFVLAVLLLLGSTIGAQVGAVFGRKLKGEQLKIILAVIVLVVTVKIIFELTMAPSLLLSQAGGH; translated from the coding sequence ATGTATCTGTATTTACCCGTAGCATTAACAAGTATTAACATTATCATCCCTATCGGGCTTGGATTGGTGGTAGGTCTGCTATCAGGGCTGTTTGGTGTTGGCGGCGGCTTTCTGATGACCCCGCTCCTTATTATGTTAGGCATTCCTGCAACAGTTGCAGCGGCTACAGACTCAAACCAGATTGTCGCCGCTTCCACATCAGGCACATACGCCCACTGGAAGGTCGGCAACGTGGATTTTAAAATGGGTTTTCACTTACTCATCGGCGGTTTCATCGGCGGTCTCTTTGGCGTTCAGGCAATAAAGATACTCAAGGAGATGGGGAATGCCGACTTTGTTATAAAAATGACCTATGTCCTGATGCTTGGCATTGCAGGAGCATACATGTTTGTTGAGAGCATTCAGAGCATGAAGAAAAACAAGGCTGAAGACGCAAAATCCGAGAAAGAATCGGGCGTTGCCCGTTTACTCAAGTCTTTGCCGCTTAAGACACGTTATGAAAAATCAGGAGTTACCCATTCTGCTTTAATACCGATTGTCTTTGGAGGCTTTGTTGGGGTGCTTGCCGCTATCATGGGCGTTGGCGGCGGCTTTCTGATGGTGCCGGTCATGGTCTATATTCTGAGGATGCCGATGCACGTTGTCGTAGGCACGAGCCTTTTCCAGATTCTTTTTAATTGTATAGAGGTCACCTTTCTTCAGGCATACACAAACCACAATGTTGATTTCGTGCTTGCAGTGCTTTTACTCCTTGGCTCTACCATAGGGGCGCAGGTCGGCGCTGTTTTCGGAAGAAAGCTTAAAGGCGAGCAGCTCAAGATTATCCTTGCGGTTATTGTACTTGTTGTTACCGTAAAGATAATCTTTGAACTTACTATGGCGCCTTCCCTGCTTTTGTCTCAGGCTGGAGGACACTAA